The Streptomyces cyanogenus DNA segment GCCTACCAGGGCCTGGTGGACGACCTGAAGGTGGCTGCACGCGCCCTGGGGTAATGAGTAAGCTGGCCGCGTGCCTCTTACCTTCACCCTGGACCCGCCGATCACCCCCACCCTGCGCGACGGCATCCTCGACCTGTGGACGGACGTCTCCCACGCGGGCGGCGCCGTCGGCTTCGTCCCGACGGTGACCCGCGAGGACATCCGGCCGGAGCTGGTGCGCCACTTCGTGCAGATGGCCGAGGGGCGCACCCGGCTGCTGGTCGGCCACGACGAGGCCGGCGAGGTCGCGGCGACCGCCTTCCTCACCCACAACACGCACCGGCTGATGACGCACTGGGTGTGGCTGTACACGGCGATGGTCCACCCCCGGCACCAGGGCCGGGGCTACGGCCGCGACCTGCTCGCCGCAGCCGCGGACGTGGCCCGCGGGATCGAGGGCATCCGGGCGATCCGGCTGACCTGCCGGGGCGGCCACGGACTGGAGCGGTTCTACGCCTCCTGCGGTTACAAGGAGGTCGGCCGCATCCCGGACGCCATCCGGGCCGCGCCCGGCGACGACCGTGACGAAGTGGTCATGCTGCTGCCGCTCGGCTGACCCCACCCCCCTGCGTGATCGCC contains these protein-coding regions:
- a CDS encoding GNAT family N-acetyltransferase — its product is MPLTFTLDPPITPTLRDGILDLWTDVSHAGGAVGFVPTVTREDIRPELVRHFVQMAEGRTRLLVGHDEAGEVAATAFLTHNTHRLMTHWVWLYTAMVHPRHQGRGYGRDLLAAAADVARGIEGIRAIRLTCRGGHGLERFYASCGYKEVGRIPDAIRAAPGDDRDEVVMLLPLG